One region of Wyeomyia smithii strain HCP4-BCI-WySm-NY-G18 chromosome 3, ASM2978416v1, whole genome shotgun sequence genomic DNA includes:
- the LOC129732710 gene encoding astacin-like metalloprotease toxin 2 — translation MRPLVAALIAFQFCAVNENESTGGTTGQFKSKKYGNVIRNFLPTEYRWPNATVYYHFEGSFSQEQKRAIKQAMNIISSVSCVQFLVKSENQSDYVEITSESSGCWSDTGHKSHKTQLNFGPECFSLGTILHELMHTLGFLHQHTRPDRDLYIDVLYENVLPRPEFLFNYEIIHPWNKFLFPLPYDFESIMHYTVDMYSRDPGRLPTMVPKSPLTTTVTLGQRNKLSEFDVLSINFLYCV, via the exons CTTTCCAGTTTTGTGCTGTGAATGAAAATG AGTCAACCGGAGGAACAACCGGACAGTTTAAATCGAAAAAGTATGGCAATGTTATACGCAACTTTCTTCCAACTGAGTACCGATGGCCAAACGCAACTGTTTACTATCATTTTGAAGGAAgttttt cgCAAGAACAGAAACGTGCTATCAAGCAGGCTATGAATATTATTTCGTCTGTTTCATGCGTGCAATTTTTAGTGAAATCTGAGAATCAGTCTGATTATGTTGAAATCACCTCGGAATCAAGCGGTTGTTGGTCCGATACTGGCCATAAATCCCATAAAACG CAACTAAATTTCGGCCCCGAATGTTTCTCACTCGGAACAATCCTACACGAGCTGATGCACACACTAGGATTCCTGCATCAGCATACCCGTCCGGACCGCGATCTTTACATTGATGTGCTATACGAGAACGTGCTTCCTCGACCGGAATTTCTGTTCAACTACGAAATCATCCATCCCTGGAACAAATTTTTGTTCCCCCTACCGTACGACTTCGAAAGTATAATGCACTACACTGTCGACATGTACAGCCGCGATCCCGGCCGGCTGCCAACCATGGTGCCAAAAAGTCCCCTCACAACCACAGTCACGCTTGGCCAACGAAATAAACTAAGCGAATTCGATGTTTTATCAATAAACTTTCTTTATTGCGTGTAA
- the LOC129731792 gene encoding hatching enzyme 1.2-like encodes MYASIALTTLIIAQAASKLAPADPFAHYGTSLYRTIDPSIDELIRNLNRSSGIQPWELGNLVESDMRLPLPKLRNGLKGNMSNFFRWPNATLIYKFDGHFNKSERSFILGAMKEFEKYTCVRFKERTNEKSYASIDNSAYGCWADVGRGVGKTLVNLQQGCADALTTPIHELMHALGFFHEHNRLDRDEFIEVIYDNMIPDPSIYYNFQLPEDDEVTNFSIPYDIGSIMHYSQYAFSVKPSKLETMKAKVPWEGLFGQGDTLTKYDALLINIMYCGAPKPTEALPVPQRWIPAEPLLRAETTTAKPIRSTTTRVLNRKTTPAKMTGSEMEKMKKVLINKLLAKNRQ; translated from the exons ATGTACGCATCGATTGCATTGACGACTTTGATCATCGCCCAAGCTGCATCCAAGTTGGCGCCGGCTGATCCCTTTGCCCACTATGGAACCTCACTGTATCGCACCATCGATCCCAGCATAG ATGAGTTAATAAGAAACTTAAACCGCTCAAGTGGCATTCAACCCTGGGAGCTGGGAAATTTGGTGGAAAGCGACATGCGACTGCCGCTGCCCAAGCTACGAAACGGTCTGAAGGGAAACATGTCGAATTTTTTCCGTTGGCCGAATGCTACCCTAATCTACAAATTTGACGGCCATTTTA ATAAAAGTGAGCGCTCTTTCATCCTCGGAGCGATGAAGGAATTCGAAAAGTACACTTGCGTGCGATTTAAGGAGCGTACCAATGAGAAATCGTACGCCTCCATCGACAACAGCGCTTACGGTTGTTGGGCCGACGTTGGTCGGGGAGTCGGCAAAACGTTGGTAAACCTTCAGCAGGGCTGTGCGGATGCCCTTACAACTCCAATACACGAGCTGATGCATGCACTTGGTTTCTTTCACGAGCACAACCGGCTGGATCGGGACGAGTTCATTGAAGTGATCTACGATAACATGATTCCCGATCCCTCCATCTACTATAACTTCCAGCTGCCTGAGGACGATGAGGTAACCAACTTTAGCATCCCGTACGACATCGGAAGCATCATGCACTACTCGCAGTACGCATTCTCGGTCAAACCGAGCAAACTGGAGACGATGAAAGCGAAGGTTCCCTGGGAAGGTCTCTTTGGTCAGGGAGACACTCTAACGAAGTACGATGCACTACTGATAAACATAATGTACTGCGGAGCTCCTAAACCAACGGAGGCACTACCTGTCCCACAACGGTGGATTCCGGCGGAACCTTTGCTACGTGCGGAAACGACGACCGCAAAACCGATTCGTTCAACTACCACGCGGGTGCTGAACAGAAAAACAACCCCCGCCAAGATGACGGGCAGTGAGATGGAGAAAATGAAGAAAGTCTTAATCAATAAACTGCTGGCGAAGAATCGTCAATGA